In Catalinimonas alkaloidigena, a single genomic region encodes these proteins:
- a CDS encoding glycoside hydrolase family 28 protein produces the protein MHHLLACLFLLLFGCPAVAQTFDVRKYGAKGDGTTNDRQAIQRAIDACQGTGGTVLLKNGTFLTGQLVLGSRMTLHIDTTATLLGIQSDREEEYPHHLIETQFPNRMEQDCQRRLIYGNHVRDVTITGGGTIDGQGDFEPWMHVKELGTEKDRPSLFAFVGARNITVSDLTLLDPACWTQVYIESDSITLQRLTINSHKLTPNRDGIDIVDCHGVLIEDCDIRSEDDGICFKSGSEYGVRDVVVRRCVIDKLNVNAGNCFKLGTDGLGSFMNFEVSDLTLKNAFQNSALVVESMDGAVIDNLRFSDCTIDNCGQAFFVLLANRNRTVPGRPPRMGTISNVHFRNIEGKNFTQTYPSIVMGMPGHRIQNVTFENVQLQHKGGVNTNQQSVMEYDGTYPEGSKFGDTPASGFFVRHVDTVSFQNCDITTAQPDARPWLVTEDVGEVLPR, from the coding sequence ATGCACCACCTCCTCGCCTGCCTTTTCCTCCTGCTTTTCGGCTGCCCTGCCGTGGCCCAAACCTTCGACGTCAGGAAATATGGCGCGAAGGGCGACGGCACTACCAACGACCGGCAGGCCATTCAACGGGCGATTGACGCGTGCCAGGGAACGGGCGGGACGGTCCTTCTCAAAAACGGCACGTTCCTGACGGGGCAACTGGTGCTGGGGAGCCGGATGACGTTGCACATCGATACGACGGCCACGCTGCTGGGCATCCAGTCGGATCGGGAGGAAGAGTACCCGCATCACCTGATCGAGACCCAATTTCCGAACCGGATGGAACAGGACTGCCAGCGGCGCCTGATTTATGGCAACCACGTACGCGACGTGACGATCACGGGCGGCGGCACCATCGACGGGCAGGGCGACTTCGAGCCCTGGATGCACGTGAAGGAGTTGGGTACGGAGAAAGACCGCCCCTCGCTTTTTGCGTTCGTGGGCGCGCGCAACATCACGGTTTCCGACCTGACCTTGCTGGACCCGGCCTGCTGGACACAAGTCTACATCGAGTCGGACAGCATCACGCTCCAGCGCCTCACCATCAACAGCCACAAACTGACACCCAACCGCGACGGCATCGACATTGTGGATTGCCACGGGGTGCTGATCGAGGACTGCGACATCCGCTCGGAAGACGACGGCATCTGTTTCAAAAGTGGCAGTGAATACGGCGTGCGCGACGTGGTGGTGCGGCGGTGCGTGATCGACAAACTGAACGTAAACGCGGGCAACTGTTTCAAACTCGGAACCGACGGGCTGGGCAGTTTCATGAACTTCGAGGTGTCGGACCTGACCCTCAAAAATGCCTTTCAAAATTCGGCCCTGGTGGTGGAGTCGATGGACGGGGCGGTGATCGACAACCTCCGTTTTAGTGACTGCACCATCGACAATTGCGGGCAAGCCTTTTTCGTGCTCCTCGCCAACCGCAACCGGACGGTACCGGGACGTCCGCCCCGGATGGGCACCATTTCGAACGTCCACTTCCGGAACATCGAAGGGAAAAATTTCACGCAAACGTATCCGTCGATCGTGATGGGCATGCCGGGGCATCGCATTCAGAACGTGACGTTCGAAAACGTGCAGCTGCAACACAAAGGCGGCGTCAACACCAACCAACAAAGCGTGATGGAATACGACGGTACTTACCCGGAAGGCAGCAAGTTCGGCGATACGCCTGCCTCGGGCTTTTTCGTCCGCCACGTCGATACCGTTTCGTTTCAGAATTGCGACATCACCACCGCCCAGCCCGACGCCCGCCCCTGGCTGGTCACGGAAGACGTCGGCGAAGTGCTTCCGCGGTAG
- a CDS encoding carbohydrate binding family 9 domain-containing protein, which yields MPHLRPTTRLSLTLALYLVGACFALRAQKKNEEYEYHLQRAVDDVVIDGVLNEQSWQEAQVAGQFYMVLPMDTSYAQVQTDVLMTYDAKHLYLMAICYHERDAPYFVESMRRDFTFGKNDNFLLFMDTFDDQTNGFSFGANAVGAQWDGIMYEGGKVDLSWDNKWTSAVKNYPDRWIFEAAIPFKSIRYKKGITRWGINFSRNDLKSTEKSSWAPVPRQFPTASLAYTGTLVWDEPPPTANANVSLIPYALGGLSRDYEHDDPTETRKAVGLDAKVAITSSLNLDLTVNPDFSQVDVDRQVTNLDRFELFFPERRQFFLENGDLFANFGYANLRPFFSRRIGLGVPIRYGARLSGKLNKDWRIGAMDMQTGAVEETGLPAQNFAVVALQRRVFARSNIGALVINKSSMAYRPDPDGEMPIYSQYNRNVGLEYNLASSNNIWTGKFLALKSFQPGDQSRSLAHAANLQYSSRSVLWNWQHEYVGRNYVAEVGYVPRRGYIKLNPSFSYFFFPKGGAVLSHGPQVMSTYFMNESFQPIDYEHYVGYLTTFRSRSTWALWTTHNYVQLLQPFDPTNAGGDTLARGTQHRWNTVGTEFISKPQSVFTYGFTARYGGYYAHGTRLNFTTDLGYRFQPYVSLALSTSYNDIRLPEPLTPTQFWLVGPRMDVTLTNKLFFTAFAQYNDQLDNINLNTRLQWRYQPASDLFIVYTDNYLPAPLSVKNRALVVKLTYWWNL from the coding sequence TTGCCCCACCTTCGTCCCACCACGCGGCTTAGCCTGACGCTGGCCTTGTACCTAGTCGGTGCGTGTTTCGCCCTCCGTGCCCAGAAAAAAAATGAAGAATACGAGTATCATCTGCAACGCGCGGTCGACGACGTGGTGATCGACGGCGTGCTGAACGAGCAGTCGTGGCAGGAGGCGCAGGTGGCGGGTCAGTTTTACATGGTGCTGCCGATGGACACCAGCTACGCGCAGGTGCAGACGGACGTGCTGATGACCTACGACGCGAAGCATCTCTACCTGATGGCGATCTGTTACCACGAACGCGACGCGCCCTACTTCGTAGAGTCGATGCGGCGGGATTTTACGTTCGGGAAGAACGACAACTTTCTCTTGTTCATGGATACGTTCGACGACCAGACGAACGGCTTCTCGTTCGGGGCCAACGCGGTGGGCGCGCAGTGGGACGGCATTATGTACGAAGGCGGAAAGGTCGACCTGAGTTGGGACAACAAGTGGACCTCGGCGGTGAAGAACTACCCGGACCGCTGGATTTTCGAGGCGGCGATTCCGTTCAAGAGCATCCGCTACAAAAAAGGCATCACGCGCTGGGGCATCAACTTCAGCCGGAACGACCTGAAATCGACGGAGAAGTCGAGCTGGGCACCCGTACCCCGGCAGTTTCCGACCGCCTCGCTGGCCTACACGGGTACGCTGGTGTGGGACGAGCCGCCGCCGACCGCCAACGCGAACGTCTCGCTGATTCCCTACGCCCTCGGGGGGCTGAGCCGCGACTACGAGCACGACGATCCGACCGAGACCCGCAAAGCGGTGGGCCTTGACGCCAAGGTGGCGATTACCTCCTCGCTGAACCTAGACCTGACCGTCAACCCCGATTTCTCGCAGGTCGATGTGGACCGGCAAGTGACCAACCTGGATCGGTTCGAGCTGTTTTTTCCCGAGCGCCGTCAGTTCTTCCTGGAAAACGGCGACCTCTTCGCCAACTTCGGGTACGCCAACCTGCGGCCGTTTTTCTCCCGCCGCATCGGGCTGGGCGTGCCGATCCGCTACGGTGCCCGGCTGAGCGGCAAACTGAACAAAGACTGGCGCATCGGGGCGATGGACATGCAAACCGGTGCGGTCGAAGAGACCGGTCTGCCCGCGCAGAACTTTGCCGTGGTGGCGTTGCAACGCCGCGTGTTTGCCCGCTCCAACATCGGAGCCCTGGTCATCAACAAAAGTTCGATGGCCTACCGCCCCGACCCGGACGGCGAAATGCCTATTTACTCACAGTACAACCGGAACGTGGGGCTGGAGTACAACCTGGCCTCGTCGAACAACATCTGGACGGGGAAATTCCTGGCACTGAAGTCGTTTCAGCCGGGTGATCAAAGCCGCAGTCTGGCCCACGCTGCCAACCTGCAATACAGCAGTCGCTCCGTGTTGTGGAACTGGCAGCACGAGTACGTCGGTCGCAATTACGTGGCCGAAGTGGGCTACGTGCCCCGGCGCGGGTACATCAAACTCAATCCATCGTTCTCCTATTTTTTCTTTCCCAAAGGCGGCGCGGTGCTGAGCCACGGCCCGCAGGTGATGTCGACCTACTTCATGAACGAGTCGTTCCAACCCATCGACTACGAGCACTACGTGGGTTACCTGACCACCTTCCGCAGCCGCAGCACCTGGGCGCTGTGGACGACGCACAACTACGTGCAGTTGCTTCAGCCTTTCGACCCGACCAACGCCGGGGGCGATACGCTGGCCCGCGGGACGCAACACCGCTGGAACACAGTGGGCACCGAGTTCATCTCCAAGCCACAAAGTGTGTTCACCTACGGTTTCACGGCCCGTTACGGCGGCTACTACGCCCACGGCACGCGCCTGAATTTTACGACCGACCTGGGCTACCGATTTCAGCCGTACGTGAGTCTGGCGCTGAGCACCAGTTACAACGACATCCGCCTGCCCGAGCCCCTCACGCCCACGCAATTCTGGCTCGTAGGGCCGCGCATGGACGTGACCCTGACCAACAAGTTGTTCTTCACGGCGTTTGCGCAATACAACGACCAACTCGACAACATCAACCTCAACACGCGGCTGCAGTGGCGCTACCAACCGGCGTCTGACCTATTCATTGTCTACACGGACAACTACTTGCCCGCACCGCTGTCGGTCAAAAACCGCGCGCTGGTGGTCAAGCTGACCTATTGGTGGAATTTGTAA
- a CDS encoding DUF2490 domain-containing protein, with protein sequence MALFRLRQSARFLGTFLFLVCLTAHMGYAQQKDVVPSNQQWIQYYNQTKLSKQWTWMTDGGFRWRDQMRHPAQYVVRTGLGYRLHENIRVAAGMAHLGSYTNDRLRRIEWRPYQEIQSSHTYGRIDVVHRFRAEQRFLKTLALAEAPATHSFNHRLRYRLMVTVPLLKLSARRPYPKLVLDVGDELFINLGRNIVYTVFDQNRLLIGPTLQLHENLDLALTYNHQFASTTTPGRYNRDGILWLGVRHKLDLTR encoded by the coding sequence ATGGCACTTTTTCGACTTCGGCAATCCGCGCGTTTCCTGGGAACTTTCCTCTTCCTGGTCTGCCTGACGGCGCACATGGGCTATGCTCAGCAGAAAGACGTGGTTCCCTCAAACCAACAGTGGATTCAGTATTACAACCAGACCAAGCTTTCGAAGCAATGGACCTGGATGACCGACGGAGGCTTTCGGTGGCGGGATCAAATGCGCCATCCCGCCCAGTACGTCGTCCGAACGGGCCTGGGGTATCGTCTGCACGAAAACATACGCGTAGCGGCAGGCATGGCCCATCTGGGTTCGTACACGAACGACCGGTTGCGGCGGATCGAGTGGCGGCCTTACCAGGAAATTCAATCCTCGCATACGTACGGGCGCATCGACGTAGTGCACCGTTTCCGGGCAGAACAGCGCTTCCTCAAAACGTTGGCCCTGGCCGAGGCGCCCGCAACGCACAGCTTCAACCATCGGCTGCGGTACCGGCTGATGGTCACGGTGCCGCTCCTGAAGTTATCTGCCCGTCGTCCGTACCCGAAACTGGTGCTCGACGTGGGCGACGAACTCTTCATCAACCTCGGGCGCAACATCGTCTATACCGTTTTTGACCAGAACCGGTTGCTGATCGGCCCGACGCTCCAACTTCACGAAAATCTGGACCTGGCCCTTACCTACAACCACCAGTTTGCCAGCACCACCACGCCGGGGCGCTACAACCGCGACGGAATCCTCTGGCTCGGCGTCCGACACAAGCTGGACCTGACCCGCTAA
- a CDS encoding aminotransferase class V-fold PLP-dependent enzyme, producing MSLLPCQKPLFSLPEDLHYLNCAYMSPLLKSVEAAGIEGVQRKRNPFAITPDDFFAQAEAVRQRFGQLVNAPTLQVALIPSVSYGLSTVARNVPASAGQRVVVVHEEFPSDIYALHRLCAEKSLDLVTIEPPTARQDRGRRWNERLLEAITPKTALVVLSTVHWADGTRFDLTAIGKRCRDVGARLVVDGTQSVGALPIDVQACGIDALICAGYKWLMGPYSLGMMYVSEAFNDGVPLEENWVNRLGSEDFNRLVAYEPRYKPGAARYNVGESGNFILLPMMQRALDQILDWQPARIQAYDAALTQPLIAFLQENGYGVEEATWRGEHLFGVTLPAHLDQAATLTRLKERNISVSARGHALRISTHLYNTPDDIAALIEVLAEAR from the coding sequence ATGTCCCTTCTCCCCTGCCAGAAACCCCTTTTCTCCCTTCCGGAAGACCTGCATTACCTGAACTGCGCGTACATGTCGCCGCTGCTGAAGTCCGTCGAAGCGGCGGGCATCGAAGGCGTGCAACGCAAACGCAATCCGTTCGCCATTACGCCCGACGATTTTTTCGCGCAGGCCGAAGCAGTACGCCAGCGGTTCGGACAGTTGGTCAACGCTCCGACACTGCAAGTGGCCTTGATCCCGTCGGTGTCGTACGGACTGAGTACGGTCGCCCGCAACGTTCCTGCATCGGCAGGGCAGCGGGTGGTGGTGGTACACGAAGAATTTCCGAGCGACATCTACGCCCTCCATCGGCTGTGTGCTGAAAAATCGCTCGACCTGGTGACGATCGAGCCGCCCACAGCGCGGCAGGACCGCGGCCGACGCTGGAACGAACGTCTGCTGGAGGCCATCACGCCCAAAACGGCGCTGGTGGTGCTTTCTACCGTCCACTGGGCCGACGGCACCCGGTTTGACCTGACGGCGATCGGTAAGCGGTGCCGGGACGTGGGCGCGCGGCTGGTCGTAGACGGTACCCAGTCGGTCGGCGCGCTGCCGATTGATGTACAGGCCTGTGGAATCGATGCGCTGATCTGTGCGGGTTACAAGTGGCTGATGGGGCCGTACAGCCTCGGGATGATGTACGTCAGTGAGGCGTTCAACGACGGCGTTCCGCTCGAAGAAAACTGGGTTAACCGCCTGGGCAGCGAGGATTTCAACCGGCTGGTGGCGTACGAACCGCGATACAAACCCGGCGCGGCGCGCTACAACGTGGGCGAGAGCGGCAACTTCATTCTCCTGCCGATGATGCAACGGGCGCTCGACCAGATTCTGGACTGGCAACCGGCGCGGATTCAGGCCTACGATGCGGCCCTGACCCAACCGCTGATCGCCTTCCTACAGGAAAACGGCTACGGGGTGGAAGAGGCGACCTGGCGCGGCGAACACCTGTTCGGCGTTACGCTGCCGGCGCACCTGGATCAGGCGGCCACGCTGACGCGCCTCAAGGAGCGCAACATCTCGGTGTCGGCGCGGGGCCATGCTCTTCGCATCTCGACCCACCTGTACAATACCCCTGACGACATCGCGGCGCTGATCGAAGTACTGGCAGAAGCGCGATAG
- a CDS encoding DUF294 nucleotidyltransferase-like domain-containing protein — protein sequence MSTPLELLRQSTPFQLLPDDKLVEIARFLKKVVHPKEKVVYHQNYTRLKGIDIVAEGEYESFFYDEENEKKLVRYYLREDVYGGLSLLFNQKKSIRTVIAKKGTVVYFLPQDVFRALTEEYEAFADYFSTEFGREMLDETYASYVRIRSSELENYAGSDIFFSKTLRTLALNKIYSCPPDTPIYRAAQIMTTNRIGCLFIKDGKEFVGYLTDIILRENVVGGQVDTALPVTTVMGNPIFSISLDAFIYEAILLMFKEKIRYLLVEDGGQYVGVMNRNKLLTEQSYSPFVFIQSVRLANTLDELRNKWNRVPSIVFQLLSRGVKAENVNQVITSVSDYISVRIIESALKEMGAPPAKFVFMALGSEGRKEQTLKTDQDNAIIYEDTPPERREEVRAYFLRLAEIISEQLDYVGFSFCTGGFMAKNPRWNHSLSHWKANYEKWMNRPAPESVMNFATFFDCRMLYGDATLFESLREFIGEKLTEHTPLTYYHFGENALKYEPPLTFFNFFRTFSKGEEEVLNIKKAMTPIVDLVRLYSLKYGVFKTNTGERLEELYHRDLFKKHEYYELMQAYYYMMALRLTQQAKTIIRKQGEPNNYIAPGSLTKIEQVTLKEIFKIIEKFQTKIRIEFTGQLK from the coding sequence ATGAGTACACCGCTAGAACTCCTCCGGCAGAGTACGCCTTTTCAGTTGTTGCCGGACGACAAGCTCGTGGAAATCGCCCGGTTTCTCAAAAAGGTGGTACATCCTAAAGAAAAGGTGGTCTATCATCAGAATTATACGCGCCTCAAAGGCATCGACATCGTAGCCGAAGGTGAGTACGAGTCGTTCTTTTATGATGAAGAGAACGAAAAGAAACTGGTTCGGTACTACCTGCGCGAAGATGTGTACGGGGGGCTGTCGCTGTTGTTCAATCAGAAAAAGTCGATTCGTACGGTGATTGCCAAAAAGGGCACCGTCGTCTACTTTTTGCCGCAGGATGTGTTCCGGGCACTTACGGAAGAGTACGAGGCCTTCGCCGATTATTTTAGTACGGAATTCGGGCGGGAAATGCTGGACGAAACCTATGCCAGCTACGTGCGGATCAGAAGCAGCGAGCTGGAAAATTACGCGGGGTCCGACATCTTTTTCTCGAAAACCCTGCGTACGCTGGCGCTCAATAAAATCTACTCGTGCCCGCCGGATACGCCCATTTACCGGGCGGCGCAGATCATGACCACGAACCGGATCGGCTGTCTGTTTATAAAAGACGGGAAGGAGTTTGTCGGGTACCTGACCGACATCATCTTGCGCGAAAATGTGGTGGGTGGGCAGGTCGATACGGCATTGCCCGTTACGACGGTTATGGGAAATCCGATCTTCAGCATTTCGCTGGATGCGTTCATCTACGAAGCCATCCTCCTGATGTTCAAGGAGAAAATCCGGTATCTGCTGGTAGAAGACGGAGGGCAGTACGTGGGCGTGATGAACCGGAACAAGCTGCTGACCGAGCAGTCGTACTCGCCGTTTGTGTTCATCCAGTCGGTGCGGCTGGCCAATACGCTCGACGAGTTGCGCAACAAGTGGAACCGCGTGCCTTCCATCGTGTTTCAGTTGCTGTCGCGGGGCGTCAAAGCCGAAAATGTCAATCAGGTCATTACGTCCGTTTCCGATTACATTTCCGTGCGCATCATCGAAAGTGCCCTCAAAGAAATGGGAGCGCCGCCGGCTAAGTTCGTGTTTATGGCACTGGGCAGCGAGGGCCGTAAAGAACAGACGCTCAAAACCGATCAGGACAACGCCATCATTTACGAAGACACGCCCCCGGAACGGCGCGAGGAAGTGCGGGCGTATTTTTTACGCCTGGCCGAGATCATCTCCGAACAGCTCGACTACGTCGGGTTTAGTTTTTGTACGGGCGGCTTTATGGCGAAAAACCCGCGCTGGAACCATTCGCTGTCGCACTGGAAGGCGAATTACGAAAAATGGATGAACCGCCCCGCCCCGGAGTCGGTCATGAACTTCGCTACGTTTTTCGACTGCCGGATGCTGTACGGTGACGCAACGCTTTTTGAGTCGCTCCGGGAATTTATCGGCGAAAAACTCACAGAGCATACGCCACTCACGTATTACCATTTTGGCGAAAATGCCCTCAAATACGAGCCGCCGCTGACGTTCTTTAACTTTTTCCGTACGTTCTCAAAAGGAGAAGAAGAGGTGCTGAACATCAAAAAGGCCATGACGCCCATTGTGGATTTAGTGCGCTTGTATTCGCTCAAGTACGGCGTATTCAAAACCAATACCGGCGAGCGGCTGGAAGAACTGTACCACCGCGACCTGTTCAAGAAGCACGAGTATTACGAGCTGATGCAGGCGTATTACTACATGATGGCCCTGCGCCTCACCCAACAGGCCAAGACGATCATTCGCAAGCAGGGCGAACCCAACAATTACATCGCGCCGGGAAGCCTGACGAAAATCGAGCAGGTTACGTTGAAAGAGATTTTCAAAATCATCGAGAAATTTCAGACCAAGATCCGCATCGAGTTCACGGGGCAGTTGAAGTAA
- a CDS encoding 3'-5' exonuclease: MIPEYLLFVDTETSGRPKHWDSRRVEEWPYIVQVAWVIFTRDGKEVKARNYLIKPDDYDIERKSERIHGISVAVAQEKGIARRKALRALYSDLRQYKPMMVAHYMDFDQRMLEMGFRRAGLKNIIKETPRFCTMKATSEYIHVPGRHYPKLGELYQTLFKRRLEHQHDAMCDARAVADCFFELVRKGDIDEHVIEAQQSRSRITKKIKKRTGYGLLMLLTVILTALLILFLVLQ; the protein is encoded by the coding sequence ATGATTCCGGAGTACTTGCTTTTTGTGGACACGGAAACGTCCGGGCGGCCCAAGCACTGGGACAGCCGCCGGGTGGAGGAGTGGCCCTACATTGTGCAGGTCGCGTGGGTGATCTTCACCCGGGACGGGAAGGAAGTGAAGGCGCGGAATTACCTGATCAAACCGGACGATTACGACATTGAGCGGAAGTCGGAGCGGATTCACGGCATTTCGGTGGCGGTGGCGCAGGAAAAGGGAATTGCGCGTCGGAAGGCGTTGCGGGCGCTGTATTCGGACCTGCGGCAGTACAAACCCATGATGGTGGCGCATTACATGGACTTCGACCAGCGCATGCTGGAGATGGGGTTTCGGCGCGCCGGGCTCAAAAACATCATCAAAGAAACGCCCCGGTTTTGCACGATGAAGGCCACAAGCGAGTACATCCACGTGCCCGGGCGACACTACCCCAAACTCGGGGAACTCTACCAAACCTTGTTCAAGAGACGACTGGAACACCAACACGACGCGATGTGCGACGCCCGCGCCGTGGCCGATTGTTTTTTCGAACTGGTCCGAAAAGGCGATATTGACGAACACGTGATCGAAGCCCAGCAAAGTCGCAGCCGCATCACCAAGAAAATCAAAAAGCGGACCGGCTATGGTCTCCTCATGTTACTCACGGTGATTCTCACCGCATTACTTATTCTCTTCTTAGTTCTCCAATGA
- the hisA gene encoding 1-(5-phosphoribosyl)-5-[(5-phosphoribosylamino)methylideneamino]imidazole-4-carboxamide isomerase has protein sequence MHIIPAIDIIDGKCVRLTQGDYAQKKEYAADPLDMALRFEDAGLQRLHVVDLDGAREKRVINYRVLERLASKTGLHIDFGGGIQSDDDLRIAFECGAKQITGGSIAVREPDTFERWLKEYGPEKIILGADARDMKIAVSGWQESSGRHIFDFLEEYQERGVRYAISTDVAKDGLLQGPSIHLYQELRDRFPDLHVIASGGVSSLKDLEELEEVGVWGVIVGKAIYEGRIQLKDLAPWIAS, from the coding sequence ATGCACATCATTCCCGCCATCGACATCATCGACGGTAAGTGCGTTCGCCTGACGCAGGGCGATTATGCGCAAAAGAAAGAATACGCCGCCGATCCGCTCGACATGGCCCTGCGGTTTGAAGACGCCGGACTGCAACGCCTGCACGTGGTGGACCTCGACGGCGCACGCGAAAAGCGGGTGATCAACTACCGGGTGCTCGAACGACTGGCCTCAAAAACTGGATTGCACATCGATTTCGGTGGGGGCATCCAGTCCGATGACGACCTGCGGATTGCGTTTGAGTGTGGGGCAAAACAGATTACGGGCGGCAGCATCGCCGTGCGGGAACCCGACACGTTTGAGCGCTGGTTGAAGGAGTACGGACCGGAAAAAATCATCCTGGGAGCGGACGCGCGTGACATGAAAATCGCCGTGAGTGGCTGGCAGGAATCGTCCGGGCGACACATCTTCGACTTTCTGGAGGAGTACCAGGAACGCGGCGTGCGCTACGCGATCAGTACCGACGTCGCGAAGGATGGCCTGTTGCAGGGCCCTTCGATCCATTTGTATCAGGAATTGCGTGACCGGTTCCCCGACCTACACGTGATTGCCAGCGGCGGCGTCAGCTCCCTCAAAGACTTGGAGGAACTGGAAGAAGTTGGCGTATGGGGCGTCATCGTCGGCAAGGCCATCTACGAAGGGCGCATTCAGTTGAAAGACCTGGCTCCCTGGATTGCGAGTTGA
- the hisH gene encoding imidazole glycerol phosphate synthase subunit HisH — MKTVIIKYNAGNVQSVKYALERLGIEPILSDEEEVIRSADRVIFPGVGEASTAMGYLREKGLDQLLPTLTQPVLGVCLGLQLMCTHSEENDTPCLGIFDVEVKRFRPDEAGQKVPHMGWNTISPAADADFPLLREIEIPAYVYFVHSYYAEMSSYTMAACNYIVPFSAMLHKDNFYAAQFHPEKSGLVGAQILKNFVELKQEELV, encoded by the coding sequence ATGAAAACCGTCATCATTAAATACAACGCGGGGAATGTACAGTCGGTGAAGTACGCCCTGGAACGCCTGGGCATTGAGCCGATTCTGTCTGACGAAGAAGAGGTGATCCGCTCGGCCGACCGGGTGATCTTTCCAGGGGTGGGGGAGGCCAGCACCGCCATGGGCTACCTCCGGGAAAAGGGACTCGACCAACTCCTGCCCACCCTGACGCAACCGGTACTGGGCGTGTGCCTGGGGTTGCAACTGATGTGTACCCATTCGGAAGAGAATGACACGCCGTGTCTCGGCATCTTCGACGTGGAAGTGAAGCGGTTTCGGCCGGACGAGGCGGGGCAGAAGGTGCCGCACATGGGATGGAATACCATCTCGCCTGCGGCTGACGCGGATTTCCCCTTGTTACGCGAGATTGAAATTCCGGCGTACGTCTACTTCGTACACAGCTATTATGCCGAAATGAGTTCTTACACCATGGCCGCCTGCAACTACATCGTGCCGTTCTCGGCCATGCTGCACAAAGACAACTTCTATGCCGCGCAGTTTCACCCCGAAAAGAGTGGACTGGTCGGGGCGCAGATTCTCAAAAACTTCGTCGAACTCAAACAGGAAGAGTTGGTCTGA
- a CDS encoding four helix bundle protein — protein sequence MAKIERFEDLQIWQDAAKVAVEMYQLSEIGRLKNDFGAKDQIRRAASSISNNIAEGFEYDNNGDFIRFLRYAKGSCGELRSQLYVLKEGGLIGNEAYERLYERLIGLSRQLAGFIRYLHQRTKES from the coding sequence ATGGCAAAGATCGAACGTTTTGAGGATCTCCAAATCTGGCAGGACGCGGCAAAAGTAGCGGTTGAAATGTACCAGCTTTCGGAGATAGGAAGATTGAAGAATGATTTCGGTGCGAAAGATCAAATTCGTCGTGCGGCGTCTTCCATCTCAAACAACATTGCCGAAGGATTTGAGTATGATAACAATGGGGATTTTATTCGCTTTCTTCGCTACGCGAAAGGCTCCTGTGGCGAGTTACGCAGCCAACTTTACGTTTTGAAGGAAGGGGGGCTAATCGGCAACGAAGCGTATGAACGCCTGTACGAAAGACTAATCGGCCTGTCGAGACAATTAGCGGGTTTTATCCGCTACCTGCACCAACGGACGAAAGAAAGCTAA